The following nucleotide sequence is from bacterium.
CCCAATTCGGTATGCATACCGGTGCCAGTGACTACAGCCTCACCGCGACCGTACGTCACAACAGTGCCCCGATATATCATGTTTTTACGATCGGACAGGGCAAGATTGGCGTCCGGCAGCACACTGGGATCTTTGTCCACCGATTCTGATTCGCCGGTCAGGGCTGCTTCCTGGACTTTGAGATTCGCTGTTGTGATTAATCGGGCATCCGCCGGCACAATGTTCCCGGCTTCGATGAGTAAGATGTCTCCCGGTACCAAGTCTTTTGCTGAAATCTGCCGCTCTGCACCGTCACGCCGCACCCTCACATTAAGTACCGTCATCTTCTTGAGGGCCGCCATGGCATTTTCTGCTTTGAATTCTTGCCAAAAACCGAGAATTGTATTGAGCACCACAATGACGAAAATCACGATAGCATCGATGTATTCCTGCAGTACCACCGAAAGAACAACAGCGACAAGCAGAATCAGGGTCATGACCTCCTTCACCTGCGCCAAAAGAATCTGCCATGCCCTTTTCTTTCCCTTCTCGATCAGGTCGTTAGGGCCGTGTACGCCCAACAGTCGCGTTGCATCGGACGTTGATAAGCCTTGTTGCGGGGATGTTTCATGGTTTTTAAGCACCTCTTCGGCGCTCAGGCGATACAGTTCCTGCATTGATCACCTCAAGTATGTGCGTATAGACTATGTTATCAGATTAGTGAAATTTAGAGAAAGATGTCGTATTACGGAAATCATACACCATTGCCTATGGCACTCAACGACAGTTCAGTTGACATAGATCGCTGCCTCGTCAAATCGAGCCACTTCATCTCATAATCAGTCATTCAATACAGTCTGCAATTTGATTAAGAGAGCCTTGATGCCGTCGAATTACTTTCATCACAGCTCTGTTTTGGTATCAGCACTTCGACCCAATGTTCTTTTTGGTCATCGATTAGTGGAATGGTATTATCGGGTTGTTCAATACCGTCAACATTGAAGTGCATTTCATCATTCTCAGCGGGGGCTTGCAAAACCTCGATGTGGTAGACTGTTTCTCGATAACGGTAGTGAATTTTGTATCCCTTCCAATCGGACGGGAGACACGGGTTCATTCGTAGTTTATCCACCTCAAGCCGAAGTCCCAGAAGCGACTCCATAATCAACTGATACAACCATCCCGCCGATCCCGAGTACCATGTCCAACCTCCTCGGCCGGTATGAGGCGGCGCTGAGTAGACGTCGGCAGCGACTACATAGGGTTCCACTTTATAGATGTTAGTCTGTTCAAACGTTATTGCATGGTTTACTGGGTTGATTATTGTAAAAAGCTCCCATGCCTTTTGGCTGTCTTTCATGCGAGCGAAAGCCATTGCCGCCCAAATTGCGGCATGTGTATACTGCCCGCCATTTTCTCGAACACCCGGAACATATCCTCGAATGTAACCGGGATCCAGCGTCGATTTATCGAACGGTGGATCTAACAATTGGATTAACCTTGTCTCGCGACGAACGAGGTTTTCATCCAATGCTTTCATTGCTTGATAAGAACGTCCATTTTCTCCTGCACCCGAAAGTACCGCCCAACTTTGTACAATCGAATCTATCTTGCATTCAGAGTTAGCCGACGATCCCAGTGGTGAACCGTCGTCGAAGTATGCACGGCGATACCACTCGCCATCCCAGCCATTGGTCTCAATATTGCGACGAAGTTCCTCCGCTTCTTCGATACAATGTTTGGCAAATACCTCATCTCCTTGAATCCGGGCAATACTCGCAAAGCGAGTAAGAACTTCGTAAAGAAAGAATCCCAACCACACGCTTTCGCCTTTACCGTGCTCACCAACTAAGTTGTATCCGTCGTTCCAGTCACCGGTACCGATGAGTGGCAGACCATGCTTGCCGTATTTAAAACCATTCCGTATTGCTCGAACGCAGTGTTCATATAGACTCGCAGTCTCTTCCGAATGTGCTGGTAAGTCGTAATAAGAATCTTCGTCCGCTTTTACCAAGCGACCTTGGAGGAAGTGAATCGGCTCATTTAATAAATCGGTATCTCCGGTCTCAAGGATATAGCGACAGGTTGCAAGCGGTAGCCAGAGGTAATCATCTGAACAGTGAGTTCGTACACCTCGACCGGAGGGTGGATGCCACCAATGTTGTACATCACCTTCGAGAAATTGATGTGACGCGCAACGGAGCAGATGTTCACGTACGAGATTCGGTTTGGCGTGGATGAGCGCCATAACATCTTGCAATTGATCCCGGAAACCGAACGCGCCACCCGATTGGTAAGTTGCAGTTCGCGCCCAGAGACGGCATGCAAGAGTTTGATAAACCAGCCAGCCATTTGCAAGCACATTTAGCGATTGGTCGGGCGTTTCCACATTAATTGTACCAAGGGTGTGTGTCCAATGCTGCCAAACCATTTCGAGAGCATTGTGTGCTGCAGTTAATCCTCGAAAGCGTTTAACCAGTTTTCGAGCTTCTTCGGTATCTCGCCCGACACCAAGTCGGAATACAATCTCACGCTCTTGGCCGGGAGTTAGATCAAAGTTTACTTGGATTGCAGCGCAAGGATCAAGACCTGCCCCCACCTTATTGGAAAGATGTGTTTGTTTCATTGCTGCCGGAGCATTTTGTGTACCATTGCGTCCGATAAATTCAGTCCGATCACCGCTTACAGAGCGAATCGTATCATCCACATCGAAAAATGCAGTCCGGTCGCGGAACTCTGTGTTATAAGGGTTACGCGCGAAAAGCGATCCACAATCTTGATCAATTTCGGTTATCAGATGCATACTCGATTTTGAAGGGAGGTCGCCAAGTACCCATTCGGCATACCCAGTTGCAGAAAGCCGTCGAGATCGGTCTGAGACGTTTCGAACTTTGAGCACCATAAATTTGATAGCTGCATCCAACGCCACATAAACCCATAACTCAGAATAAATTCCCCGTTCGGTGTGCTCGAAAACGCTATACCCGAATCCATGCCTGGTAACATAAGGTGTTATCCCACGGCATGGGAGTGGCGTTGGTGACCAGAAATGGCCGCGTTCTTCATCTCGGAGATATATTGCTTCACCGCTCGAATCACTAACAGGATCGTTACCCCAGGGTGTAAGACGGAATTCGTGGGCATTCTCGCTCCAAGTATACGCCGATCCACTTTCCGAGATGACTGACCCGAACTCCGGGTTTGACAACACATTCACCCATGGAGTGGGAGTTAACTGGCCGTTTGCAGTTGTAATCACATATTCGCGCCCATCCGGGGTGAATCCTCCTAATCCATTAAAAAACTTTAGATCGGAGCGCGGTAACGGAATGACCGCCAGTGGTTCTGGACGGTGGGTTCGGGATGGGTTAATGCGAGGAACAAGTACTTCTCCTAAACCACGGCCATTGATCTGATTTTCCAACGATCCATGGCTGTCAGTGATGATCACACGAGCAACTGTCTGTATAAGGATGCGGTCTTTCTCAGCGATTTGATCGGCAGGCCGCACGAAAATTCCTCCAGGTCGATCGGTCGCGTTGGCTTCGGTACCTGAAGCAATGAGTCCCATGATCTGGTCGTGCAGAATTTGCCGGTAACCGGCGTGATCTTCATTCCAAATCACCAGATCCACCGACAGTCCTTTTAAACGCCAATAAGCATGTGCCTGAATGAGTTGTCGGACTAAGAGGATATTAGAAGGGTCTTCAATCTGCAATAATACAATCGGCAAATCGCCAGAGATGGCGTGTCCCCAAAGACCAGACTGCCCACGGTGGTTCTTCATAATGGTGCTTGGGTCGGCTCGCAGTGAGATATTTGCATAAACAATCGAACTGGCAAGGCGCCCATAGAGTTGTGCATCGGTTTCGGTGGCATTGATCTGGCGGAGTAGTACTTGGCTATGAGTCCACGCCAACTCGAAAACTCGATCCGCCAGACGCCGGTCCTGATACTTTTCGACCAAACTTAAAGCGGCTTCACGGGTTTCAGCGATACCGGAAACAATGTTTATCGTTGCGGATTCTTCCGGTTCCAAAGCTATCCGGTAGCGGATTGCAACAATTGGATCAAGTACAGAGCCTTCGGTGCCGGAAAGCAATCCTGCATCTTCGCTCATCGCTTGGGGACAAGCAACCGTGTTGCCACGACCGACGAATTTCATGCGATCGGTTTCGTATGAGATTTCTCCAACCTCCGCTCCATGCACAGCCATTAAATGCAACATCCATGGTGGGTGCTCACTAAGCGAACGAGGTCTGCGTGTACATAGGATTGCGCGCTGTCGACGAATGATTTCTGTCTGCACAAATAGATTACTGAATGCCGAGTGCAAAGCATCGGCAGCAGGCGACGCCAATACTACTTCCGCGTAACTTGTGACTTCGATTGTGCGCCGTGTCCGGGCTCGATTGGTAATTCGGGTACGACGTACCTCGATGTCATCTTCTGGAGAAACAGCGATCTCAGTATACGTGTCAAAATTGTGATCACGACCGCGGAATTCAGCTCTCCCTTCCGAAAAGATTGCCTCAAAACTCTTTGAACTCTTGTGCGTCGGTTGAAAAGCAGTCGACCAAAATTCGCCACTTGAAACATCGCGGAGATAACAAAAAGTCCCCCAATTATCACGGGTACGATCTTCACGCCATCGAGTAACTGCAAGATCTTTCCAGTGGCTATAGCCGCCACCGGCATTTGTGACCATAACATGATATTTGCCATTCGAAAGCAATTGCACTTCCGGGTTCGGTGTGTCAGGACTTGTGAAAACGCGAATCGGCGTTTCTGGAGTGCTGGAACTTAAGTCATGTTCTGATAGCTTGGTAGTGTGAGCATAGAACGCCGATACCTTGGGAATTCGTTCTTGAAGCAAAAGAAGTGTCGCTTGGAATAATGGTTCCGACTTGAATCGTTTTTGCATCGGGTGATCTTGGAGCAGATAATCCAATGAGAGCAAACTCATGCCTTGATGGTGAGCCATAAAAGAGCGAACTATTACGCATGACTGTCCACGCGGAAGGCGTGATGGTGTATAGTCAATCGCTTCATAGAAGCCATAACGACTTTCAAAGCCTTCTGATGCGAGTCGCTCGAGGTTTTGGCATGCTTCTTTTGGGGCGACCATCAGAGCCAATGCTGAGGCATACGGTGCTATGACTAAATCATCCGCAAGCCCACGTTTGAGTCCTAATCCGGGGACGCCAAAAGCGCGGTATTGGTAATTGGATTGAGCATCGATTCCATTGTAACCGCTTTCTGAAATACCCCACGGCACATTTCGCTTCTTCCCATACTCAATTTGCCTTGCTACCGCCGCCTTGCAAGTCTGATCGAGTAAGGTATGTTCATAGGTCGGCATCACCAGGAGTGGCATCAAATATTCGAACATCGAACCACTCCATGAAAGGAGAATCGGTTCCCCACCAGCGGTAGTTAGCAGACGTCCCAATGCAAACCAGCTCTCTTGCGGTACCTTTCCCTGTGATATCGCAACGAATTCCGAAAACCTCGCTTCCGAGGCAAGCAGATCATAGTAACTGGAATCCCTTCGGCATTCAGCAACATTGTAGCCAATAGTCAGAAGATGACGGGTTTTGTCATACAGGAAATCATAATCCATCTGAGCGAGTAAATCACACGACCGGGCAAGTTCGTTGATCGCTACAATTCTTGCTTTACATGACTGGGTTCCAGTCGCGATCTGGCTTTGAAACTTATCGAGTTGTGCTCTCTCTTCCGAAGTTATCGAAGAAGTAAGGTGACCTTCAATGATCTTTGGTAATTGTATCCCTATGGCGGTTAACTCACGCAACGATAGATTTTTATCGAGTTCAGCGGAAAATTCGAAACAGTTATGAGAAAGTAACAGCTCTGTCCATGGAACGAGTAGAATCAGTTCATTGTATGCATCGCGACACTGTGTGGCGAACGCACCAACCCACCAGTTCAATCGGTTTTCTGGATCGGCTTCGAGAACTTCCAAACCTGCAACCAATTCTGCAGCGGACTTCATCAACTGGTCTAAACACAACCGATATGCTGTTAGTGTGGCAGGTGGATTCTGGGTTACGGACTTCAAATCTTGTTGAATTTGTGCAAGTTGGGCAGAGAAGTCTGAGCAAGTTTCTTTTCCGGTAGAATTACCAAGAGTCTCTATGATCACCCCGATGGTGTCACACAAACCTTCAAAAAATTGAGTACGAATGATCTTGTGGTCTGGTAAGGCAAGTAAACCTGATCGCAATGTCAAAAGGTGACCAGCGAGATTCCCGCTGTCTACCGACGATATGTAGAGTGGCAGTAACGGATTCAAGGTTTGTGTGTCATACCAGTTGTAGAAATGCCCTTTGTGCCGTTCCAAGGCATTCATGGTATGGAGCGTTTTTCCCGTACGTTCAATGAGTTTTCCGGTTGAAACATAACCAAAATCAAACGCGGACAAATTCGCCAGCAAGGCAAGACCGATGTTGGTCGGCGACGTGCGATGTGCAATCACTGCAATCGGATGCACCTGATAGTTGTCGGGCGGCAACCAATGATCTTCTGGACCAACGAAAGTTTCAAAGAACGACCATGTTTTCCGGGAAAGCTTCCGTAAGAAAATTACCTGATTCATCGACAACTTGCCCCAGCAACGAACGAGTGGTAGACTTATCCACCAAGCAATCGCGGGAGAGGCAAACCAAAGAATCAGTATGGGTGCAGCGATAACAAGGGCAAATGGCTTCGATACAATAAGCATCAACATTGTGGAAACGGCAACGAACGGACCTATCCACATAGTCAGATAAGAGTCTGCGAGGTCAGTGCGGCAATTGCGCTCCGATTCGCCGGACGGATTCCATTGAAGTAGTCGCTTATGCGAAATCAGTATGCGCCAAGCTGTGCGTGTAATCGCATCCAGGCTGAAGAACGCTTCGTATGGCAAGCTCACAACCATGAAGACAACCTGCGCGAAATGTCGGCTGGTCAAGTGTAGAACGGCCGATAGATGCTGCGCTAAAGTCATTTCTACCGGCTTCTGAAGAACATTGAAGGCTGATGCGAACAAGGAAGGAATCATGACTATTCCTAACACTGCCAATGTCCAAAACCAGATCGATGGTGATACTATCCAACCCAATAGAAGTAAGAGTGTTAATGCTGCAGCGGTCAAACTATGACGTAAGTTATCAAGTATCTTCCATCGGGATAGTATCGATAGTGGATTCTTCTTCAAATGTCCATCGGAACCGGGAACAAATGGCAACACCCATTGCGCAATCTGCCAATCACCCCGAATCCAGCGATGCCGACGGTTCACATCCGAACTATAGCGAGATGGATATTCTTCATATAACTGCACATCACTTAATAGACCAGCCCGAGCGTAACACCCTTCCAGTAAATCGTGGCTCAGAATCCGGTTATTGGGTAAACGATCTTTCAACACCCGCTCGAATGCTTCCACTTGATAGATACCTTTACCGATAAACGAACCCTCACCGAATAGGTCTTGGTAAACATCGGAGACGGCACGGGTATATGGATCGATCCCAAATTCATTAGTGCACATCCGAGCATACCGCGAACGGTTCGCACCAGGCAGACTCACCGCAACC
It contains:
- a CDS encoding cyclic beta 1-2 glucan synthetase, producing MEQHGKTLAMAHQVRTKRSLEHLLARLSENENVLLEVHRLLTAGIDADLRLTPAGEWLLDNFYLIEEQIRTAKRHLPKGYSRELPHLLNGPSAGLPRVYDIALEAISHSDGRVDMENLSRFVTSYQTVNNLKLGELWAIPIMLRLALIENLRQVAARIAAARIDRIRADDWANQMTDMAATDPKSLILVIADMARSNPPMVSSFIAELTRRLQGHNPALALPLTWIEQRLSEAGLTIEQLVRSENQQQAADQVSISNSIGSLRLLGAIDWHEFVETMSIVERTLCDDPGDFYRKMDFVTRDHYRHVVERIAKSSPCSESEVALKAIQLAKEGTTRSGGNDRISHVGFYLIDDGLSQLERIAGVRLSISGVLQKVNHRCPLLLYGGAILLLTMIIAWSFVTKAYSDGSRGWLLGVISLLSTLGASHLAVGVVNWLATLFATPKPLPRMDFSKGIPPEFRTLVVVPAMLTNTNNTEDLIEALEVRFLANRDNHLHFGLLTDFRDASEETLPEDETLLRLARLRIEELNEKYQSPLGNNFFLFHRPRKWNPHDRIWMGFERKRGKLADLNKLLRSGSSDRFTVVVGDTAVLPDMKFVITLDTDTRLARDSASQFVGALAHPLNHACYDEKQQRIGAGYGILQPRVAVSLPGANRSRYARMCTNEFGIDPYTRAVSDVYQDLFGEGSFIGKGIYQVEAFERVLKDRLPNNRILSHDLLEGCYARAGLLSDVQLYEEYPSRYSSDVNRRHRWIRGDWQIAQWVLPFVPGSDGHLKKNPLSILSRWKILDNLRHSLTAAALTLLLLLGWIVSPSIWFWTLAVLGIVMIPSLFASAFNVLQKPVEMTLAQHLSAVLHLTSRHFAQVVFMVVSLPYEAFFSLDAITRTAWRILISHKRLLQWNPSGESERNCRTDLADSYLTMWIGPFVAVSTMLMLIVSKPFALVIAAPILILWFASPAIAWWISLPLVRCWGKLSMNQVIFLRKLSRKTWSFFETFVGPEDHWLPPDNYQVHPIAVIAHRTSPTNIGLALLANLSAFDFGYVSTGKLIERTGKTLHTMNALERHKGHFYNWYDTQTLNPLLPLYISSVDSGNLAGHLLTLRSGLLALPDHKIIRTQFFEGLCDTIGVIIETLGNSTGKETCSDFSAQLAQIQQDLKSVTQNPPATLTAYRLCLDQLMKSAAELVAGLEVLEADPENRLNWWVGAFATQCRDAYNELILLVPWTELLLSHNCFEFSAELDKNLSLRELTAIGIQLPKIIEGHLTSSITSEERAQLDKFQSQIATGTQSCKARIVAINELARSCDLLAQMDYDFLYDKTRHLLTIGYNVAECRRDSSYYDLLASEARFSEFVAISQGKVPQESWFALGRLLTTAGGEPILLSWSGSMFEYLMPLLVMPTYEHTLLDQTCKAAVARQIEYGKKRNVPWGISESGYNGIDAQSNYQYRAFGVPGLGLKRGLADDLVIAPYASALALMVAPKEACQNLERLASEGFESRYGFYEAIDYTPSRLPRGQSCVIVRSFMAHHQGMSLLSLDYLLQDHPMQKRFKSEPLFQATLLLLQERIPKVSAFYAHTTKLSEHDLSSSTPETPIRVFTSPDTPNPEVQLLSNGKYHVMVTNAGGGYSHWKDLAVTRWREDRTRDNWGTFCYLRDVSSGEFWSTAFQPTHKSSKSFEAIFSEGRAEFRGRDHNFDTYTEIAVSPEDDIEVRRTRITNRARTRRTIEVTSYAEVVLASPAADALHSAFSNLFVQTEIIRRQRAILCTRRPRSLSEHPPWMLHLMAVHGAEVGEISYETDRMKFVGRGNTVACPQAMSEDAGLLSGTEGSVLDPIVAIRYRIALEPEESATINIVSGIAETREAALSLVEKYQDRRLADRVFELAWTHSQVLLRQINATETDAQLYGRLASSIVYANISLRADPSTIMKNHRGQSGLWGHAISGDLPIVLLQIEDPSNILLVRQLIQAHAYWRLKGLSVDLVIWNEDHAGYRQILHDQIMGLIASGTEANATDRPGGIFVRPADQIAEKDRILIQTVARVIITDSHGSLENQINGRGLGEVLVPRINPSRTHRPEPLAVIPLPRSDLKFFNGLGGFTPDGREYVITTANGQLTPTPWVNVLSNPEFGSVISESGSAYTWSENAHEFRLTPWGNDPVSDSSGEAIYLRDEERGHFWSPTPLPCRGITPYVTRHGFGYSVFEHTERGIYSELWVYVALDAAIKFMVLKVRNVSDRSRRLSATGYAEWVLGDLPSKSSMHLITEIDQDCGSLFARNPYNTEFRDRTAFFDVDDTIRSVSGDRTEFIGRNGTQNAPAAMKQTHLSNKVGAGLDPCAAIQVNFDLTPGQEREIVFRLGVGRDTEEARKLVKRFRGLTAAHNALEMVWQHWTHTLGTINVETPDQSLNVLANGWLVYQTLACRLWARTATYQSGGAFGFRDQLQDVMALIHAKPNLVREHLLRCASHQFLEGDVQHWWHPPSGRGVRTHCSDDYLWLPLATCRYILETGDTDLLNEPIHFLQGRLVKADEDSYYDLPAHSEETASLYEHCVRAIRNGFKYGKHGLPLIGTGDWNDGYNLVGEHGKGESVWLGFFLYEVLTRFASIARIQGDEVFAKHCIEEAEELRRNIETNGWDGEWYRRAYFDDGSPLGSSANSECKIDSIVQSWAVLSGAGENGRSYQAMKALDENLVRRETRLIQLLDPPFDKSTLDPGYIRGYVPGVRENGGQYTHAAIWAAMAFARMKDSQKAWELFTIINPVNHAITFEQTNIYKVEPYVVAADVYSAPPHTGRGGWTWYSGSAGWLYQLIMESLLGLRLEVDKLRMNPCLPSDWKGYKIHYRYRETVYHIEVLQAPAENDEMHFNVDGIEQPDNTIPLIDDQKEHWVEVLIPKQSCDESNSTASRLS